Proteins found in one Hypericibacter terrae genomic segment:
- a CDS encoding GNAT family N-acetyltransferase, with product MDDITIRRALRDDVPAIVRLLADDPLGRDREDPDEPLAERYWEAFDKLRRDPNTALVVVQDNSKAVIGCMQLNFMIGLSHQGAARMLIEDVRVDKRYRNRKIGHRLLDWAVDQARQKNCEVVELFVHHSRADARRFYESLGFEAQHHGMRLLLEGDELS from the coding sequence ATGGACGACATCACCATCCGCCGGGCTCTCCGCGACGACGTGCCCGCGATCGTGCGGCTGCTGGCCGACGATCCGCTCGGGCGTGACCGCGAGGATCCGGACGAACCCTTGGCCGAGCGCTATTGGGAGGCCTTCGACAAGCTGCGCCGCGATCCGAATACCGCGCTCGTGGTCGTCCAGGACAACAGCAAGGCCGTCATCGGCTGCATGCAGCTCAATTTCATGATCGGCCTCAGCCATCAGGGCGCGGCACGGATGCTGATCGAGGATGTCCGGGTCGACAAACGCTACCGCAACCGCAAGATCGGTCACCGGTTGCTCGACTGGGCGGTCGACCAGGCGCGGCAGAAGAACTGCGAGGTGGTCGAGCTCTTTGTCCACCACTCGCGTGCCGATGCGCGGCGCTTCTATGAATCCCTCGGGTTCGAGGCGCAGCATCACGGGATGCGGCTTCTGCTGGAAGGCGATGAACTCTCTTAA
- the parC gene encoding DNA topoisomerase IV subunit A, with protein MAKTKAAPPPPSGDINIVSLADALSTRYLSYALSTIMARSLPDVRDGLKPVHRRLLYAMRQLHLDPGSGFKKSARVVGDVMGKFHPHGDSSIYDAMVRLAQDFAQRYPMVDGQGNFGNIDGDNPAAMRYTEARLTEVAALMLEGINEDAVDFRPTYDGEGSEPLVLPGTFPNLLANGAQGIAVGMATSIPPHNIGEICDAALHLIKAPNASIATLVKHIKGPDFPTGGILVEDPEAILEAYKTGRGSFRVRAKWIKEELKGGTWQAVITEIPYQVPKSRLIEKIADLLQQKKLPLLDDVHDESTTDVRIVLEPKSRNVDPDHLMEQLFRQTDLEIRFPLNMNVLGADQTPRVMSLAEVLRAYLDHRREVLLRRSRFRLADIERRLEVLGGLLIAYLNIDEVIRIIRREDDPKAKMIKKWELTEVQADAILNMKLKALRKLEEIEIRKENDDLTAERKTLKGLLKDEDRQWERVGAEIAEMKKRFGPKTPLGKRRTDLGTVPADVEIPMEAMVEREAVTVVSSAKGWVRALKGHVAADDEIKFKEGDRPRFHLQAETTDKLIVFGTNGRFYTIGIDKLPGGRGYGEPLKLMIDLGEQDPVGMFVYKPGRKLIVASTAGRGFVVPEDEVIAQTRAGKQVLNLTEGEEATAYAFVEEGHDHVAVVGTNRKLLLFPLSELPEMTRGRGVILQKYKDGGLSDVKSFRLKEGLSWRSGDRSRTETGLKDWLGQRAQAGRLPPQGFPRSNKF; from the coding sequence ATGGCCAAGACCAAAGCCGCCCCTCCGCCGCCCAGCGGCGACATCAATATCGTTTCGCTCGCCGATGCGCTGAGCACGCGCTACCTCTCCTATGCGCTCTCGACCATCATGGCGCGCTCGCTGCCCGACGTGCGCGACGGCCTCAAGCCGGTGCATCGCCGGCTGCTCTATGCGATGCGCCAGCTCCATCTCGATCCCGGTTCCGGCTTCAAGAAATCGGCCCGCGTGGTCGGCGACGTCATGGGCAAGTTCCATCCCCATGGCGATTCCTCGATCTACGACGCCATGGTGCGCCTCGCGCAGGATTTCGCGCAGCGTTATCCGATGGTCGACGGCCAGGGCAATTTCGGCAATATCGACGGCGATAACCCGGCCGCCATGCGCTACACCGAGGCGCGGCTGACCGAGGTCGCGGCGCTGATGCTCGAGGGCATCAACGAGGACGCGGTCGATTTCCGCCCGACCTATGACGGCGAGGGCTCCGAGCCGCTGGTGCTGCCGGGCACCTTCCCGAACCTGCTCGCCAACGGCGCGCAGGGCATCGCCGTCGGCATGGCGACCTCGATCCCGCCGCACAATATCGGCGAGATCTGCGACGCCGCGCTGCATCTGATCAAGGCGCCGAACGCGTCGATCGCGACGCTGGTCAAGCATATCAAGGGCCCCGACTTCCCGACCGGCGGCATCCTGGTCGAGGATCCGGAAGCGATCCTCGAGGCCTACAAGACCGGCCGCGGCTCCTTCCGCGTCCGGGCCAAATGGATCAAGGAAGAGCTCAAGGGCGGCACCTGGCAAGCCGTCATCACCGAGATTCCCTATCAGGTGCCGAAATCGCGCCTGATCGAGAAGATCGCCGACCTGCTGCAGCAGAAGAAGCTGCCGCTCCTCGACGACGTGCATGACGAATCCACGACCGACGTGCGCATCGTGCTCGAGCCCAAGAGCCGCAATGTCGATCCGGACCATCTGATGGAGCAGCTATTCCGCCAGACCGACCTTGAGATCCGCTTCCCCCTCAACATGAACGTGCTGGGCGCCGACCAGACGCCGCGCGTCATGTCGCTGGCGGAGGTGCTGCGCGCCTATCTCGATCACCGGCGCGAGGTGCTGCTGCGCCGCAGCCGCTTCCGCCTGGCCGACATCGAGCGCCGCCTGGAGGTGCTGGGCGGCCTGCTGATCGCCTATCTCAATATCGACGAGGTCATCCGCATCATCCGCCGGGAGGACGATCCCAAGGCGAAGATGATCAAGAAATGGGAGCTGACCGAGGTCCAGGCCGACGCCATCCTCAACATGAAATTGAAGGCGTTGCGCAAGCTGGAAGAGATCGAGATCCGCAAGGAGAACGACGATCTGACGGCCGAGCGCAAGACGCTCAAGGGCCTGCTCAAGGACGAGGACCGGCAGTGGGAGCGCGTCGGCGCCGAGATCGCCGAGATGAAGAAGCGCTTCGGCCCGAAGACGCCCTTGGGCAAGCGCCGCACCGACCTCGGCACCGTGCCGGCCGATGTCGAGATCCCGATGGAGGCGATGGTCGAGCGCGAGGCGGTGACCGTGGTCAGCTCGGCCAAGGGCTGGGTGCGCGCGCTCAAGGGCCATGTTGCGGCCGACGACGAGATCAAGTTCAAGGAAGGCGACCGGCCGCGCTTCCATCTCCAGGCCGAGACCACCGACAAGCTGATCGTGTTCGGCACCAACGGGCGCTTCTACACCATCGGCATCGACAAGCTGCCGGGCGGCCGCGGCTATGGCGAGCCGCTCAAGCTGATGATCGATCTGGGCGAGCAGGACCCGGTCGGCATGTTCGTCTACAAGCCGGGCCGCAAGCTGATCGTCGCCTCGACCGCGGGCCGCGGCTTCGTCGTGCCCGAGGACGAGGTGATCGCGCAGACCCGCGCCGGCAAGCAGGTGCTGAACCTGACCGAGGGCGAGGAGGCGACGGCCTACGCCTTCGTTGAAGAGGGCCACGACCATGTCGCCGTGGTCGGGACCAACCGCAAGCTGCTGTTGTTCCCCTTGAGCGAGCTGCCCGAGATGACGCGCGGCCGCGGCGTGATCCTGCAGAAATACAAGGATGGCGGGCTCTCCGACGTGAAGAGCTTCCGGCTCAAGGAAGGCCTGAGCTGGCGCTCCGGCGACCGCTCGCGCACCGAGACCGGCCTCAAGGATTGGCTCGGCCAGCGCGCCCAGGCGGGCCGTCTGCCGCCGCAGGGCTTTCCGCGCTCGAACAAGTTCTAG
- a CDS encoding DUF3303 domain-containing protein produces the protein MLFMVIEKFRDQNVKAVYRHFRDKGRMMPEGLTFVGSWVTADVGRCFQLMECDDVTLLQRWVAEWSAVVEFEIVPVVPGKDTAAALAGQL, from the coding sequence ATGCTCTTCATGGTGATCGAGAAGTTCCGCGACCAGAACGTGAAGGCGGTCTATCGCCATTTCCGCGACAAGGGCCGGATGATGCCGGAGGGCCTGACCTTCGTGGGGAGCTGGGTGACGGCCGATGTCGGGCGCTGCTTCCAGCTCATGGAATGCGACGACGTCACGCTCTTGCAGCGCTGGGTCGCGGAGTGGTCGGCCGTCGTGGAGTTCGAGATCGTGCCGGTGGTACCGGGCAAGGACACGGCGGCGGCCCTCGCGGGGCAGCTCTAG
- a CDS encoding IS4 family transposase, with protein MQYMGSIFVSLLKPIDRRQFRTLVERHDGDAYDKSFKSWDHLVALIYAQLSHAKSLRGVEAGFNANSQHHYHLGVGKLVRSTLSDANARRPVSVFAGLFGTLSQEVDRLARQEGNEMLRLIDASPIPLGKVCAWADWNGRIRGMKMHVVYDPKADRPCSVEVTPATINDIEVGRRVPIEAGATYVFDKGYCRYSWWCQIDAAEAVFVTRAKSNMRLRATKRRKLRKIVGDGFRIIDDAEVRLVSKGDSKLAIRLRRIRVRREKGGVITLITNDMTRSAVEIATLYKTRWQIELLFRWIKQHLDIRKFLGNNENAIRLQVLAAMIAYLLLRIGARLHSVKIPLLRLAELVGQSLFTRKTFHRIDRPPPVNPSKPSPKVPANQMAFCYA; from the coding sequence ATGCAGTACATGGGTAGCATCTTCGTGAGCCTGCTGAAACCCATCGATCGGCGTCAATTCCGCACGCTGGTGGAGCGCCACGACGGCGATGCCTACGACAAATCCTTCAAGAGCTGGGATCATCTGGTGGCGCTGATCTACGCCCAGCTCAGCCACGCCAAGAGCCTGCGGGGGGTGGAGGCGGGTTTCAACGCCAACTCCCAGCATCACTACCATCTGGGGGTCGGGAAGCTGGTTCGTTCGACCTTGTCGGATGCCAATGCGCGCCGTCCAGTGAGTGTGTTTGCGGGGCTGTTTGGCACGCTTTCCCAGGAGGTGGATCGGCTGGCTCGCCAGGAAGGGAACGAGATGCTGCGTTTGATCGACGCCTCGCCGATTCCGCTGGGCAAGGTCTGCGCCTGGGCGGACTGGAACGGCCGGATCCGCGGCATGAAGATGCATGTCGTCTACGATCCCAAGGCCGATCGCCCCTGCTCGGTCGAGGTCACGCCGGCCACCATCAACGACATCGAGGTGGGCCGGCGCGTGCCGATCGAGGCCGGAGCCACCTATGTCTTCGACAAAGGCTATTGTCGCTACAGTTGGTGGTGCCAGATCGACGCCGCCGAGGCGGTCTTCGTCACGCGCGCGAAGTCCAACATGCGCTTGCGCGCCACCAAGCGGCGCAAGCTCCGGAAGATTGTCGGCGACGGCTTCAGGATCATCGACGACGCCGAGGTCCGCCTCGTCAGTAAGGGCGATTCCAAGCTGGCGATCCGGCTGCGTCGGATCCGGGTCCGGCGCGAGAAAGGCGGCGTCATCACCCTCATCACCAACGATATGACCCGCTCGGCCGTGGAAATCGCCACCCTCTACAAGACCCGGTGGCAGATCGAGCTGCTGTTCCGCTGGATCAAGCAGCATCTCGATATTCGCAAGTTCCTTGGCAACAACGAAAATGCCATCCGGCTGCAGGTCCTCGCCGCCATGATCGCCTATCTGCTCCTGCGCATCGGCGCGCGCCTCCACAGCGTGAAAATCCCCCTGCTGCGACTGGCCGAACTCGTCGGCCAGTCGCTCTTTACCAGGAAAACCTTCCACCGTATCGATCGCCCGCCGCCCGTCAATCCAAGCAAGCCATCTCCCAAAGTCCCAGCCAATCAGATGGCGTTCTGTTATGCATGA
- a CDS encoding O-linked N-acetylglucosamine transferase, SPINDLY family protein: MGDEPTGNDLARALDRLNAGRPEETVAICRALATAQPQNIEAWHLMGVGLAALRQPIQALVALREADRLKPDQLEVQRNLGAILAQAERFEEAVPYLEKAHLADPDHAGTLLNLARALRQSGDTATAIARLEAYLARHDGPAEACYELALSREIRRDTRRAIEALERLLRIDPANDAGERMLARLHFNQQDFAAAAEAWRRIIARHPKDAKAYRQLAEILAIEDQDEAADATYARALSLEPDWGTEIRRATLMPSIMESGAAIARYRARYSERLSALAERHPRLADPEREVATCVGFYLAYHGLDDLELQRRMAALYLSACPALDSRATHIDGWKPRSRLRLGVVSNHLNNHTVGIVSLGLLEQLDRERFEVVLLRPPAPDSAFHTAFGVLADKDLPLPADLAGARAAIAAQACDILYYPDIGMSALTYFLLFSRLAPVQCVGWGHPDTTGIPNADYWMSSAVWEPPGAQAQYSEKLAQLAAPPIHYRPMTRNAPPRSRKDLGLPEDDRLYLCAMSLFKLHPAYDPLLRAILRRDPTARLLLATGHNAAWDEPLRRRIAGGDEDLIKRMIFLPRYSLPDFTALATVVDCLLDPIYFGGGRTSLDLFHTGAPIVTWPGPFMRSRITSGFYRRMGIDDLVAKDTSDYVEKALRVAQDGDYRRAIGSRIREASGALYETKAAVREVENFFAAAVAAAAAGSGPVDWNPSSPP, encoded by the coding sequence ATGGGGGACGAACCGACCGGCAACGACCTGGCCCGGGCGCTCGACCGGCTGAATGCCGGCCGGCCCGAGGAGACCGTGGCCATCTGCCGGGCCCTGGCGACGGCCCAGCCGCAGAACATCGAGGCCTGGCATCTCATGGGCGTCGGGCTGGCGGCGCTGCGCCAGCCGATCCAGGCGCTGGTCGCCCTGCGGGAGGCCGACCGGCTCAAGCCGGATCAGCTCGAGGTCCAGCGCAATCTGGGTGCCATCCTGGCCCAGGCCGAGCGCTTCGAGGAGGCGGTCCCCTATCTCGAAAAGGCGCATCTTGCCGACCCGGACCATGCCGGCACCCTGCTGAACCTGGCGCGCGCCTTGCGCCAGAGCGGGGATACGGCCACCGCCATTGCCCGGCTCGAGGCCTACCTCGCCCGCCATGACGGCCCCGCCGAAGCCTGCTACGAGCTGGCGCTCTCCCGCGAAATCCGGCGCGACACCCGCCGCGCCATCGAGGCGCTGGAGCGATTGCTCCGGATCGATCCCGCCAACGACGCCGGCGAGCGGATGCTGGCAAGATTGCATTTCAACCAGCAGGACTTCGCCGCCGCGGCCGAAGCCTGGCGCCGGATCATCGCGCGCCATCCGAAGGACGCCAAAGCCTACCGGCAGCTCGCCGAGATCCTGGCGATCGAGGATCAGGACGAGGCCGCGGACGCGACCTATGCCCGTGCGCTGAGCCTGGAACCCGACTGGGGTACCGAGATCCGGCGCGCGACCCTGATGCCGTCGATCATGGAGAGCGGCGCCGCGATCGCCCGGTATCGCGCCCGCTACAGCGAACGACTGAGCGCTCTCGCCGAGCGCCATCCGCGCCTCGCCGACCCCGAGCGCGAGGTCGCGACCTGCGTCGGCTTCTACCTGGCCTATCACGGCCTCGACGATCTCGAGCTGCAGCGCCGTATGGCCGCGCTCTATCTCTCGGCCTGTCCCGCGCTCGACAGCCGGGCGACGCATATCGACGGCTGGAAGCCGCGCTCGCGCCTCCGGCTCGGCGTGGTCTCGAACCATCTCAACAACCACACGGTCGGCATCGTCTCGCTGGGGCTGCTGGAGCAGCTCGACCGCGAGCGGTTCGAAGTGGTGCTGCTCCGGCCGCCCGCGCCCGACAGCGCCTTCCACACCGCCTTCGGGGTGCTGGCCGACAAGGACCTGCCCCTGCCCGCGGACCTCGCCGGCGCGCGCGCCGCGATCGCGGCCCAGGCCTGCGACATCCTCTATTATCCCGACATCGGCATGTCGGCCCTCACCTACTTCCTTTTGTTTTCGCGCCTCGCGCCGGTGCAATGCGTCGGGTGGGGCCATCCCGACACGACCGGGATCCCCAACGCCGATTACTGGATGTCCTCCGCCGTCTGGGAACCGCCCGGCGCGCAGGCGCAGTACAGCGAGAAGCTGGCCCAGCTCGCGGCGCCCCCGATCCACTACCGGCCGATGACCCGCAACGCGCCGCCGCGCAGCCGGAAGGATCTGGGCCTGCCCGAGGACGACCGGCTCTATCTCTGCGCCATGAGCCTGTTCAAGCTCCACCCCGCCTACGATCCGCTGCTGCGCGCGATCCTGCGGCGTGACCCGACCGCCCGCCTGCTGCTCGCCACGGGCCATAATGCCGCCTGGGACGAGCCGCTGCGGCGGCGCATCGCCGGCGGCGACGAAGACCTGATCAAGCGCATGATCTTCCTGCCGCGCTACAGCCTGCCGGATTTCACCGCGCTGGCCACGGTCGTGGATTGCCTGCTCGATCCGATCTATTTCGGCGGCGGCCGCACCAGCCTCGACCTGTTCCATACCGGCGCGCCGATCGTGACCTGGCCGGGGCCCTTCATGCGCAGCCGCATCACCAGCGGTTTCTACCGCCGGATGGGCATTGACGATCTGGTCGCCAAGGACACAAGCGACTATGTGGAGAAGGCGTTGCGGGTGGCGCAGGATGGCGATTACCGGCGCGCGATCGGCAGCCGGATCCGCGAAGCCTCGGGCGCGCTCTATGAGACGAAGGCGGCGGTCCGCGAGGTCGAGAATTTCTTCGCGGCCGCCGTCGCCGCCGCCGCGGCGGGCAGCGGCCCCGTCGACTGGAACCCGTCATCGCCGCCATAA